The Dryobates pubescens isolate bDryPub1 unplaced genomic scaffold, bDryPub1.pri scaffold_34A_arrow_ctg1, whole genome shotgun sequence genome has a window encoding:
- the LOC128899719 gene encoding olfactory receptor 14A16-like, with translation MANSSSITHFLLLPFTSTRQLQLLHFCLFLAIYLTALLGNGLIITTIAWDHHLHTPMYFFLLNLALTDLGAISTTVPKSMANSLMDTRDISYTGCVLQLFFIAFLMSAEYFLLTTMSYDRYVAICRPLHYETLLGSRVCLHLAAALWVCGFLYALLHTANTFSLPLCRGNAVYQLFCEIPQILKLSCSTSYLTELWLIVFSACLFFICFVLILVSYVQIFRAVLRIPSQQGRHKAFATCLPHLAVVSSFVSTAIFAHLKPSSISSPLLNLVVSVLYSAVPPAVNPLIYSLRNQELKAVVWIPFKPMTPEFAMSNG, from the exons atggccaacagcagctccattacccacttcctcctcctacCGTTCAcaagcacaaggcagctgcagctcctgcacttctgcctcttcctggccatctacctgactgccctgctgggcaatggcctcatcattaccaccatagcctgggaccaccacctccacacccccatgtacttcttcctcctcaacctcgccctcactgacctgggtgccatctccaccactgtgcccaaatccatggccaattccctgatggacaccagggacatctcctacacaggatgtgttctccagctcttctttatAGCATTCCTAAtgtcagcagagtattttctcctcaccaccatgtcctacgatcgctatgttgccatctgcagacccctgcactatgagaccctcctgggcagcagagtttgtctccacctggcagcagctctctgggtctgtggctttctctatgctctgctgcacacagccaatacattttccctgcccctctgccgaGGCAATGCTGTGTACCAGttattctgtgaaatcccccagatcctcaagctgtCCTGCTCTACATCCTACCTCACAGAACTTTGGCTTATTGTGTTCAGTGCCTGTTTATTCTTtatctgttttgtgttgattctggtgtcctatgtgcagatcttcagggcagtgctgaggatcccctctcagcagggacgccacaaagcctttgccacctgcctccctcacctggctgtggtctcctcaTTTGTCAGCACTGCCATATTTGCCCACCTGAAACCTTCCTCCATCTCTTCCCCATTGCTGAATCTGGTGGTGTCGGTTCTGTACTCGgcggtgcctccagcagtgaaccctctcatctacagcctgaggaaccaggagctcaaggct GTTGTTTGGATACCTTTTAAACCCATGACTCCAGAGTTTGCCATGAGCAATGGCTAG